A stretch of the Rhinoderma darwinii isolate aRhiDar2 chromosome 3, aRhiDar2.hap1, whole genome shotgun sequence genome encodes the following:
- the LOC142750738 gene encoding olfactory receptor 11L1-like, with translation MQYSNITIVTEIILLGFQNVHNIKNFFFLLMLLTYCVTVCGNLLIILVVSYSRSLHSPMYFFLTQLSLSDILLTTTIVPNMLRVVLYEGSSVSFIGCLMQFYCFSAMESIECLLLTIMSYDRYQAICNPLHYTSVMDLTFCVKTILLSWLFVFCIILMISLTISNLVFCGPNIIDHFFCDFDPILELSCSDTFIVKMESNLIAVPLVICPFMVIIISYVYIIYTVLKIPSVSGRKKTFSTCSSHLAVVSLYYGSLISIYLFPNMNDAKKLLSLFYNVVTPLLNPMIYSLRNKDIKEALEKIIQHINNEFNHC, from the coding sequence atgcaaTATTCTAACATCACCATTGTGACTGAAATCATTCTCTTGGGTTTTCAAAATGTACACAATATAAAGAACTTTTTCTTCCTTCTGATGCTTCTAACCTATTGTGTGACTGTATGTGGAAACCTCCTCATCATTCTAGTTGTGTCCTACAGCCGGTCGCTCCACTCTCCCATGTACTTCTTCCTCACACAACTCTCATTATCAGATATCCTACTCACCACCACCATAGTACCCAACATGCTCCGTGTGGTGTTGTATGAAGGAAGTTCTGTGTCTTTTATCGGATGTTTGATgcaattttattgtttttcagcCATGGAGTCAATAGAATGTCTTCTCTTGACCATCATGTCCTATGACAGGTATCAGGCCATCTGTAACCCTCTACATTACACCTCCGTCATGGACCTCACATTTTGTGTTAAAACTATTCTTCTCTCttggttgtttgttttttgtataaTATTGATGATTTCTTTAACAATAAGTAATTTAGTATTTTGTGGACCAAACATCATTGACCATTTCTTCTGTGATTTTGACCCGATACTTGAACTGTCCTGCTCAGACACATTTATAGTGAAAATGGAAAGTAATTTAATAGCCGTTCCTCTAGTAATTTGCCCATTCATGGTTATCATCATTTCATATGTGTATATTATCTACACCGTACTGAAGATCCCGTCTGTATCTGGTAGAAAGAAGACcttctccacctgcagctctcaCCTGGCGGTGGTGTCTTTATATTATGGCTCCCTTATTAGTATCTATTTATTTCCAAATATGAACGATGCAAAGAAACTTCTCTCCCTGTTCTACAATGTTGTGACTCCTCTACTTAACCCTATGATCTACAGCTTGAGGAATAAAGATATTAAGGAGGCCTTAGAAAAAATAATACAACATATAAATAATGAATTCAACCACTGTTAA